A window from Luteibacter flocculans encodes these proteins:
- the cyoC gene encoding cytochrome o ubiquinol oxidase subunit III: protein MHATPSAAIAEQDAQFWMKEEHHPANGTLLGFWIYLMSDCLIFACLFATYGVLGRSYAGGPSGADLFELPLVAVNTAMLLLSSITYGFAMIEMQKNRRGTMMAWLIVTGLFGAAFLGIEMYEFAHLIHEGAGPQRSAFLSSFFTLVGTHGLHVTFGIIWLITLLFQVGRFGLTPANKRRIMCLSMFWHFLDVVWIGVFTFVYLMGVLP from the coding sequence ATGCACGCCACGCCTTCCGCGGCCATTGCGGAACAGGACGCCCAGTTCTGGATGAAGGAAGAGCACCATCCCGCGAACGGGACGTTGCTCGGGTTCTGGATCTACCTGATGAGCGACTGCCTCATCTTCGCCTGCCTGTTCGCCACTTATGGCGTGCTGGGGCGGAGCTACGCAGGCGGTCCGTCGGGTGCCGATCTGTTCGAGCTGCCCCTGGTGGCGGTCAACACCGCGATGCTGCTGCTGTCCTCGATCACGTATGGCTTCGCCATGATCGAGATGCAGAAGAACCGCCGCGGCACGATGATGGCCTGGCTCATCGTCACCGGCCTGTTCGGTGCCGCGTTCCTCGGCATCGAGATGTACGAGTTCGCACATCTCATCCATGAGGGTGCAGGTCCGCAGCGCAGCGCGTTCCTCTCGTCGTTCTTCACGCTGGTCGGCACGCACGGCCTGCACGTGACCTTCGGCATCATCTGGCTCATCACCCTGCTGTTCCAGGTCGGGCGCTTTGGCCTTACGCCCGCGAACAAGCGTCGCATCATGTGCCTGTCCATGTTCTGGCACTTCCTCGACGTGGTCTGGATCGGCGTCTTCACCTTCGTTTACCTGATGGGAGTGCTGCCGTGA
- the cyoB gene encoding cytochrome o ubiquinol oxidase subunit I → MFGRLSLEAIPYHEPILVGTFIAVALGGVALLALITKHKLWGYLWHEWFTSIDHKKIGIMYMVLGIVMLLRGFSDALMMRAQQAIAFNGNPGFLPPHHYDQVFTAHGVIMIFFVAMPLVTGLMNYVVPLQIGARDVAFPFLNNFSFWMTVAGAMLVMASLFVGEFARTGWLAYPPLSGLAQSPDVGVDYYLWSLQIAGVGTTLSGINLIATIVKMRAPGMSMMKMPIFTWTSLCTNVLIVAAFPVLAATLVLLSLDRYAGTNFFTNDFGGNAMMYVNLIWIWGHPEVYILVLPVFGVFSEVTSTFSRKRLFGYASMVYATVVITVLSYLVWLHHFFTMGSGASVNSFFGITTMIISIPTGAKIFNWLFTMYRGRIKFEVPMLWTVGFMVTFVIGGMTGVMLAVPPADFLLHNSLFLIAHFHNVIIGGVIFGLFAGINYWFPKAFGYKLDPFWGKCSFWFWLVGFWVAFMPLYVLGFMGVTRRMNHFEDPSLQIWFQIAAFGAVLIALGIGSFLMQLWVSYKRRDELRDVTGDPWHGRTLEWSTSSPPPEYNFAFTPVIHDMDAWWDMKERNAGRRLEGYLPIHMPKNTSAGVIIAGIAFVFGFAMIWHMFLIAGISFVAMIAAAIVHTFNYKRDYHIPADVVARTEAARTEELAAHV, encoded by the coding sequence ATCTTCGGACGCCTCTCGCTCGAGGCGATTCCGTACCACGAGCCGATCCTCGTCGGCACCTTCATCGCGGTCGCGCTCGGGGGCGTCGCGCTGTTGGCGCTCATCACGAAGCACAAGCTTTGGGGTTACCTCTGGCACGAGTGGTTCACCAGCATCGATCACAAGAAGATCGGCATCATGTATATGGTGCTGGGCATTGTGATGCTGCTGCGCGGCTTCTCCGACGCGTTGATGATGCGTGCGCAGCAGGCCATCGCGTTCAACGGCAACCCGGGCTTCCTGCCACCGCACCACTACGACCAGGTCTTCACCGCCCACGGCGTGATCATGATCTTCTTCGTGGCGATGCCGCTGGTCACCGGCCTCATGAACTACGTGGTGCCGCTGCAGATCGGTGCGCGCGACGTGGCGTTCCCGTTCCTCAACAACTTCAGCTTCTGGATGACCGTGGCCGGCGCGATGCTGGTCATGGCGTCGCTGTTCGTCGGTGAGTTCGCCCGCACCGGCTGGCTGGCCTATCCGCCGCTGTCCGGTCTGGCGCAGAGTCCAGACGTCGGTGTCGACTACTACTTATGGTCGCTACAGATAGCGGGCGTAGGAACCACGCTGTCCGGCATCAACCTGATCGCGACCATCGTCAAGATGCGCGCGCCGGGCATGTCGATGATGAAGATGCCCATCTTCACCTGGACCTCGCTGTGCACGAACGTGCTCATCGTCGCGGCGTTCCCTGTGCTGGCGGCCACGCTGGTGCTCCTCTCGCTCGACCGTTACGCCGGCACCAACTTCTTCACGAACGACTTCGGCGGCAACGCCATGATGTACGTGAACCTGATCTGGATCTGGGGTCACCCCGAGGTCTACATCCTGGTGCTGCCGGTGTTCGGCGTGTTCTCCGAGGTGACCTCCACCTTCAGCCGCAAGCGCCTGTTCGGCTATGCGTCGATGGTGTACGCCACGGTGGTCATCACCGTGCTGTCGTACCTCGTGTGGCTGCATCACTTCTTCACCATGGGTTCGGGAGCGAGCGTCAATTCGTTCTTCGGCATCACCACGATGATCATCTCGATCCCGACGGGCGCGAAGATCTTCAACTGGCTGTTCACCATGTACCGCGGACGCATCAAGTTCGAGGTGCCGATGCTGTGGACGGTCGGCTTCATGGTCACCTTCGTCATCGGCGGCATGACCGGCGTGATGCTCGCGGTGCCGCCTGCCGACTTCCTGCTGCACAACAGTCTGTTCCTGATCGCGCACTTCCATAACGTGATCATCGGCGGCGTGATCTTCGGCCTGTTCGCCGGCATCAACTACTGGTTCCCCAAGGCCTTCGGTTACAAGCTCGATCCGTTCTGGGGCAAGTGCTCGTTCTGGTTCTGGCTGGTGGGCTTCTGGGTCGCCTTCATGCCGCTGTACGTGCTCGGCTTCATGGGCGTCACCCGCCGCATGAACCACTTCGAGGATCCGTCGCTGCAGATCTGGTTCCAGATCGCCGCGTTCGGCGCCGTCCTCATCGCCCTCGGCATCGGCTCGTTCCTCATGCAGCTGTGGGTGAGCTACAAGCGCCGCGACGAACTGCGCGACGTGACCGGCGATCCGTGGCACGGCCGCACGCTGGAATGGTCCACGTCGTCGCCGCCGCCGGAGTACAACTTCGCATTCACCCCGGTCATCCATGACATGGACGCCTGGTGGGACATGAAGGAGCGCAACGCCGGCCGTCGTCTCGAAGGCTACCTGCCGATCCACATGCCGAAGAACACCAGCGCGGGCGTCATCATCGCGGGTATCGCCTTCGTGTTCGGCTTCGCGATGATCTGGCACATGTTCCTGATTGCCGGTATCTCGTTCGTGGCAATGATCGCCGCAGCGATCGTCCACACCTTCAACTACAAGCGCGACTACCACATCCCCGCCGACGTCGTGGCCCGGACCGAGGCCGCCCGCACGGAAGAGCTTGCCGCCCATGTCTGA
- a CDS encoding DUF2058 domain-containing protein, with translation MRNPLQEQLLKAGLVKKDKAAKIVRDQAKQRQGKAPAAPAEDQVDARRLQAERAERDRALAAERNAEARAREIRAQVRQIVETTRVKREGDLPYRFPDGDKIASVFVNENLRAQLASGALVVARLGDGYELIPRGPADKIHARSPETIVLDHGRKEGAAAPSEEEVDDYYKQFVVPDDLIW, from the coding sequence ATGCGCAATCCACTGCAGGAACAGCTTCTGAAGGCGGGGCTGGTCAAGAAGGACAAGGCGGCCAAGATCGTGCGCGACCAGGCGAAGCAGCGCCAGGGGAAGGCGCCCGCGGCGCCCGCCGAGGACCAGGTGGACGCCCGTCGCCTGCAGGCCGAGCGCGCCGAACGCGACCGCGCCCTTGCCGCCGAACGCAACGCCGAGGCGCGGGCGAGGGAAATCCGCGCGCAGGTACGGCAGATCGTGGAGACCACGCGCGTGAAGCGCGAGGGCGATCTTCCCTACCGCTTTCCGGACGGCGACAAGATCGCCAGCGTGTTCGTCAATGAAAACCTGCGTGCGCAGCTTGCGTCGGGGGCGCTGGTGGTCGCGCGCCTCGGCGACGGTTACGAGCTGATTCCGCGTGGTCCCGCGGACAAGATTCACGCCCGGTCGCCGGAAACGATCGTGCTGGATCACGGGCGCAAGGAAGGCGCCGCCGCGCCGTCCGAGGAAGAAGTGGACGACTACTACAAGCAGTTTGTCGTGCCCGACGACCTCATCTGGTAA
- a CDS encoding bifunctional transcriptional activator/DNA repair enzyme AdaA, whose product MLFDLPDHETLYRALLDRDPAYDGHAFVGVTSTGVFCRLTCPARKPKFENTRFFDSVAGCFEAGFRPCLRCRPLDPIGQREPMVSALLRLLEDEPERVWSEDDLLRLGYDPSTVRRAFKRHLGLTFLDMARLRRTARGMDRLAAGASVIDAQQAAGYDSGSGFREAIVRLLGDCPVELRGREWLKAEWIDTPIGSMLAVADDHALHLLEFFDRTALPNELKRLRQATRSAITFGRTPIIERIDAELRRYFAGEGTTFDTPLAAHGSPFTRIVWDALMAIPPGTTRSYAEIAVAAGRSTATRAVARANGANQIAIVIPCHRVIGSDGSLTGYGGGLWRKDWLLRHERKQLA is encoded by the coding sequence ATGCTCTTCGACCTCCCCGACCACGAGACGCTCTACCGGGCGCTGCTGGACCGCGATCCCGCCTACGACGGCCATGCCTTCGTGGGGGTGACCAGCACCGGCGTGTTCTGCCGGCTGACCTGCCCCGCCCGCAAGCCAAAGTTCGAGAACACGCGTTTCTTCGATTCGGTGGCCGGCTGCTTCGAAGCGGGCTTTCGTCCGTGCCTGCGCTGCCGGCCGCTCGATCCCATCGGGCAGCGCGAACCTATGGTCTCGGCGTTGCTTCGCCTGCTGGAGGACGAGCCCGAGCGCGTCTGGTCGGAGGACGATCTGCTCCGGCTGGGCTACGACCCTTCCACGGTCCGCCGCGCGTTCAAACGCCACCTGGGCCTGACCTTTCTGGACATGGCGCGACTGCGCCGTACCGCCCGCGGCATGGACCGCCTGGCGGCAGGCGCCAGCGTGATCGATGCCCAGCAGGCGGCGGGCTACGACTCCGGCAGCGGCTTTCGCGAAGCGATCGTGCGGCTGCTCGGCGACTGCCCCGTGGAACTGCGTGGCCGCGAGTGGCTGAAAGCGGAATGGATCGACACGCCCATCGGCAGCATGCTCGCGGTGGCCGACGATCACGCACTGCACCTGCTGGAATTCTTCGACCGCACGGCCCTGCCCAACGAACTGAAGCGCTTACGTCAGGCCACACGATCGGCCATCACGTTCGGTCGCACGCCGATCATCGAGCGCATCGACGCGGAGTTACGCCGCTATTTCGCGGGCGAAGGCACGACGTTCGACACGCCGCTGGCCGCGCATGGCTCACCGTTCACCCGCATCGTCTGGGACGCCTTGATGGCAATACCGCCGGGGACGACGCGAAGCTACGCGGAGATCGCCGTGGCGGCGGGTCGCTCCACGGCCACGCGCGCCGTGGCCCGGGCCAACGGCGCGAACCAGATCGCCATCGTCATTCCCTGCCATCGGGTGATCGGGTCGGACGGCTCGCTGACCGGCTACGGTGGCGGCCTGTGGCGCAAGGACTGGTTGTTGCGTCACGAGCGAAAGCAGCTCGCCTGA
- a CDS encoding MFS transporter: MSSISHAHHNAAEGAEHDVRRQHQTSHAPVAPGEIAVGVVIGRASEYFDFFTYGIASVLVFPAVFFPFLSQLDGILLAFAIFSLAFIARPIGTTLFMGIQRTWSRSTKLTAALFLLGTSTVCIAFLPANTSNGYTVIVILGVLRFLQGIALGGSWDGLPSLLSLNAPKGRRGWYAMLGQLGAPTGFLIAASLFLFLNTQLSREDFLGWGWRYPFFVAFAINVVALFARLRLVVTEEYTQLLEERQLEPIGIIEMVRAQGYNLFIGAFAALASYALFHIVTIFPLSWISLSRSQDINNVLIVQIVGAFVAILATVASGVIADKIGRRNTLGTMAVLIGLFAIASPWLLGGGKIAQDAFLIIGFALLGLSYGQAAGTVTANFAKRFRYTGAALTSDFAWLFGAAFAPLVALGLSTRFGLVAVSAYLLSGVACTLVALRINKALETDRAKV, from the coding sequence ATGTCGAGCATTTCACACGCCCATCACAATGCTGCCGAAGGCGCGGAACACGATGTCCGCCGCCAGCACCAGACTAGCCATGCGCCGGTCGCCCCGGGCGAAATCGCCGTCGGCGTGGTCATTGGCCGCGCCTCGGAGTATTTCGACTTCTTCACCTACGGCATCGCCTCCGTTCTGGTGTTCCCGGCGGTGTTCTTCCCGTTCCTGAGCCAGCTCGACGGCATCCTGCTGGCGTTCGCGATCTTCTCGCTCGCCTTCATCGCCCGGCCGATCGGCACGACGCTGTTCATGGGCATCCAGCGCACCTGGAGCCGCAGCACCAAGCTCACGGCCGCCCTGTTCCTGCTCGGTACGTCCACGGTCTGCATCGCGTTCCTGCCGGCCAATACGTCCAACGGCTACACCGTGATCGTGATCCTTGGCGTGCTGCGGTTCTTGCAGGGCATTGCGCTTGGCGGCTCGTGGGATGGCCTGCCCTCCCTGCTGTCGCTGAACGCGCCGAAGGGCCGTCGCGGCTGGTACGCCATGCTCGGTCAGCTCGGTGCGCCGACCGGGTTCCTCATTGCGGCGTCGCTGTTCCTGTTCCTGAACACCCAGCTCTCGCGCGAGGATTTCCTGGGCTGGGGCTGGCGCTATCCGTTCTTCGTGGCCTTCGCGATCAACGTCGTGGCCCTGTTCGCCCGCCTGCGCCTGGTCGTGACCGAGGAATACACGCAGTTGCTGGAAGAGCGCCAGTTGGAGCCCATCGGCATCATCGAAATGGTGCGCGCCCAGGGCTACAACCTGTTCATCGGCGCCTTCGCCGCGCTGGCCAGCTATGCGCTGTTCCACATCGTGACGATCTTCCCGCTGTCGTGGATCTCGCTCAGCCGTTCGCAGGACATCAACAACGTCCTGATCGTGCAGATCGTGGGCGCGTTCGTGGCGATCCTCGCCACCGTGGCCTCGGGCGTCATCGCCGACAAGATCGGTCGCCGCAATACGCTGGGCACCATGGCCGTGCTGATCGGCCTGTTCGCCATCGCCTCGCCGTGGCTGCTGGGCGGCGGCAAGATCGCGCAGGATGCCTTCCTGATCATCGGCTTCGCCCTGCTCGGCCTCTCCTACGGGCAGGCGGCGGGCACGGTCACGGCGAATTTCGCCAAGCGCTTCCGCTACACCGGCGCGGCTCTGACCTCCGACTTCGCCTGGCTGTTCGGCGCCGCGTTCGCGCCGCTGGTGGCGCTGGGCCTGTCCACGCGCTTCGGCCTGGTCGCGGTCAGCGCCTATCTGCTCTCCGGCGTGGCCTGCACGCTGGTCGCGCTGCGCATCAACAAGGCGCTCGAGACGGACCGCGCCAAGGTCTGA
- a CDS encoding NAD-dependent epimerase/dehydratase family protein translates to MTVLVTGSAGHLGEALVRRLRADGRAVRGMDIKASAYTDVVGSIADEGFVRDAMSDVTEVIHSATLHKPHIATHGKRAFVDTNVGGTTTLLEAAVAHGVRAFVFTSTTSAFGAALSPAPGEPAAWIDEDVVPVPKNIYGATKIAAEGLCECVARQDRLPVLVLRTSRFFPEDDDNAGVRAEYDSVNMQANELLYRRADLDDVVEAHVLALERAPALRFGRYIVSATTPFSPDDVIALREDAASVVRRLFPDVDALYAERGWKLLPSLDRVYDSRRATRDLGWRPKRDFAFVLDCLRRGEDFRSDMARAIGVKGYHDAVFEHGPYPVLP, encoded by the coding sequence ATGACCGTTCTCGTTACCGGCAGTGCGGGACACCTCGGCGAGGCGCTGGTTCGGCGGCTGCGCGCAGACGGACGCGCGGTGCGCGGCATGGACATCAAGGCTTCCGCTTATACCGACGTCGTGGGCTCGATCGCCGACGAAGGTTTCGTGCGCGACGCGATGTCCGATGTCACGGAGGTGATCCACAGCGCCACGCTGCACAAGCCGCACATCGCCACGCATGGCAAGCGAGCGTTCGTGGATACCAATGTCGGTGGCACAACGACATTGCTCGAAGCGGCCGTGGCGCACGGTGTACGTGCGTTCGTATTCACCAGCACCACGAGCGCCTTCGGCGCGGCGCTGTCGCCGGCACCGGGTGAACCGGCCGCGTGGATCGATGAAGACGTGGTGCCCGTGCCGAAGAACATCTACGGCGCGACCAAGATAGCCGCCGAAGGTCTGTGCGAGTGCGTGGCGCGCCAGGACCGATTGCCCGTGCTCGTGCTGCGCACGTCGCGGTTCTTTCCGGAAGACGACGACAACGCAGGTGTCCGCGCCGAATACGACAGCGTGAACATGCAGGCCAACGAGCTGCTGTATCGCCGTGCCGACCTCGACGACGTCGTGGAGGCTCACGTGCTCGCGCTGGAGCGCGCGCCGGCCCTGCGCTTCGGGCGATACATCGTTTCCGCCACCACGCCGTTCTCACCCGATGACGTCATCGCGTTGCGCGAGGATGCGGCGTCCGTCGTGCGCCGGCTGTTTCCGGACGTGGATGCGCTGTACGCCGAGCGCGGCTGGAAGCTGCTGCCGTCGCTGGACCGCGTCTACGACAGCCGTCGTGCCACGCGCGATCTCGGCTGGCGACCGAAGCGCGATTTCGCCTTCGTGCTCGACTGTCTGCGCCGCGGTGAGGATTTCCGCAGCGACATGGCGCGCGCCATCGGGGTGAAGGGCTACCACGACGCGGTCTTCGAGCACGGTCCCTATCCCGTCCTGCCGTAA
- a CDS encoding discoidin domain-containing protein: MSMPAPARCARLTLAVSLAAMAASASAADGLPPRSAWKASSSSQQVPALAPEHAIDGDETTRWGGAFSPGHWLQVDLGKVTRIGGARIHWDSGFAAAYTVQVSVDDKDFHPVYRVTDSPGGTEYLVFPATDARYVRLAAPDRTADWGVSVFEFEPFAAAQAPRIAGLDGKDDGASLWADGPSRGVVGKGPHDARQLDIALPRPLSIAGLEVRWDGPRDGATLEARDAKGHWRTLASDPGSVGDSSYLAAREASEVSALRLVVGTKDGATPRIARLRFLGPSRVMTPMKRYQVAASRAHAELFPSSLHMQQVYWTAAGVPAGLQKAIFDEYGNLEPFKGGPQVQAIWRDASGHAAVSDGAQRTHALRDGWKPMPSVSWTAQPGLSIRSEAVAVQGESQPVVLLRHRLRNTGSTTIQGTLTLVVRPIQVNPPWQNGGASPIHDIAIDGDRTDTDVRVDGRTLLSSLTPVDAAGAAPFGAHGETEITGNVAAAQLPAARDAHDDDGLAAGALGYRVRLAPGEQRDVVLAFPLGNAPADAQGRLPEPPPVDRSAFTTDGYDALADRVSAAWQKRLGGVGISLPDHTLVDILRSQAAYMLVNQTGHAMQAGPRNYNRSFIRDGAATASILLRMGEVKTARDYLDWYASHAVHENGLVSPILNADGSVNRGFGSDIEYDSQGEFINLVADVARFGGGPASVKDYLPKVRAAMHFMQELRERTMVPGYLSHLPAPERFHGIIAPSISHEGYSSPTHSYWDDYWALKGWHDGAWLAEQWGDEALATYAREQYAALRESMRQSIVTTMAWKGTDTIPAAADLGDGDPTSVSIALDPAGQMDILPHDALVRTFDRYLADVRKREAPDALYAYTPYELRNVLTYVYLNRPNDAAELLADVVRDRRPPEWNMWAEVVHSRLRHPGYLGDMPHTWIGSEYARTLFGMLMREADDGLYLLPGAPPSWVTGEGLSVTRLPVAYGSLSMTARRDGKRFTVTLGDGIRPGTPVRVYWPDRVRPSRITVDGRALHDWDADGVRLAKPFRTLEADY, translated from the coding sequence ATGTCCATGCCTGCTCCTGCGCGCTGCGCGCGCCTGACCCTCGCTGTCTCCCTTGCCGCCATGGCTGCCTCGGCATCTGCCGCAGACGGCCTCCCACCGCGCAGCGCCTGGAAGGCCAGCAGTTCGTCGCAACAGGTGCCTGCGCTGGCACCGGAGCATGCCATCGACGGCGACGAGACCACGCGTTGGGGCGGCGCTTTCAGCCCCGGGCACTGGTTGCAGGTGGACCTCGGCAAGGTGACCCGGATCGGCGGCGCGCGCATCCACTGGGACAGCGGGTTCGCCGCCGCCTATACGGTCCAGGTCTCGGTGGATGACAAGGATTTTCACCCGGTCTATCGCGTGACCGATTCGCCGGGCGGGACGGAGTACCTCGTCTTTCCGGCCACCGACGCACGCTATGTGCGTCTTGCGGCGCCGGACCGCACGGCCGACTGGGGTGTCTCGGTCTTCGAGTTCGAGCCGTTCGCCGCGGCGCAGGCGCCGCGGATCGCCGGTCTGGACGGCAAGGACGACGGCGCCTCGCTGTGGGCGGACGGCCCGTCGCGCGGCGTCGTCGGCAAAGGCCCGCATGACGCGCGACAGCTCGACATCGCCCTGCCCCGCCCGCTGTCGATCGCCGGTCTCGAGGTGCGCTGGGACGGTCCACGCGACGGCGCGACGCTGGAAGCACGTGACGCGAAGGGCCACTGGCGCACCCTCGCCAGCGATCCTGGCAGCGTTGGCGACAGTTCCTACCTCGCCGCACGCGAGGCGAGCGAGGTGTCCGCGCTGCGCCTCGTCGTCGGCACGAAGGATGGCGCGACCCCGCGGATCGCACGGTTGCGTTTCCTCGGGCCATCGCGGGTCATGACGCCGATGAAGCGCTACCAGGTCGCCGCTTCCCGCGCGCACGCCGAACTGTTTCCGTCGTCGCTGCACATGCAGCAGGTGTACTGGACTGCCGCGGGCGTACCGGCCGGCTTGCAGAAAGCGATCTTCGACGAATACGGCAACCTCGAACCGTTCAAGGGCGGACCGCAGGTGCAGGCCATCTGGCGCGACGCGTCCGGCCACGCCGCCGTATCGGACGGCGCGCAACGCACTCACGCCCTGCGCGATGGCTGGAAACCCATGCCCTCGGTGAGCTGGACCGCCCAACCCGGTCTGTCGATACGCAGCGAGGCCGTGGCAGTTCAAGGCGAAAGCCAGCCGGTGGTGCTCTTGCGACATCGCCTGCGCAACACCGGCAGCACGACCATCCAAGGCACGCTGACGCTGGTCGTTCGTCCCATCCAGGTCAATCCGCCTTGGCAGAACGGGGGCGCCTCGCCTATTCACGACATCGCCATCGACGGTGATCGCACGGATACCGATGTGCGGGTGGACGGGCGCACGCTGCTGTCGTCGCTGACCCCCGTCGACGCCGCGGGCGCTGCGCCATTCGGCGCGCATGGCGAGACCGAAATCACCGGCAATGTGGCTGCAGCGCAGTTGCCAGCCGCGCGCGACGCACACGACGACGATGGTCTCGCCGCGGGCGCACTGGGCTATCGGGTACGCCTCGCACCGGGCGAACAACGCGACGTCGTCCTAGCGTTTCCCTTGGGCAACGCGCCCGCAGATGCACAGGGCCGTCTGCCGGAACCGCCACCGGTCGACCGGTCCGCCTTCACCACCGACGGCTATGACGCACTGGCCGATCGCGTGTCGGCGGCCTGGCAAAAGCGACTGGGCGGCGTCGGCATCTCCCTGCCGGATCACACGCTCGTGGACATCCTGCGCTCGCAGGCGGCGTATATGCTGGTGAACCAGACAGGCCATGCGATGCAGGCGGGTCCGCGCAACTACAACCGCTCGTTCATTCGCGACGGTGCTGCGACCGCGTCGATTCTGCTGCGCATGGGCGAAGTAAAAACCGCGCGCGATTACCTCGACTGGTACGCGTCCCACGCCGTGCACGAGAATGGACTGGTGTCGCCGATCCTCAACGCCGATGGCAGCGTCAACCGCGGTTTCGGCTCCGACATCGAGTACGACAGCCAAGGCGAATTCATCAACCTCGTGGCCGATGTGGCGCGCTTCGGTGGCGGCCCCGCGAGCGTGAAGGATTACCTGCCCAAGGTCCGTGCCGCGATGCATTTCATGCAGGAGCTGCGCGAGCGCACGATGGTGCCGGGTTATCTCTCGCACCTGCCCGCCCCCGAGCGCTTCCACGGCATCATCGCGCCCTCGATCAGCCATGAAGGCTATTCCAGCCCCACGCACAGCTACTGGGACGATTACTGGGCGTTGAAGGGGTGGCACGACGGCGCATGGCTCGCGGAGCAATGGGGCGACGAGGCGCTTGCGACGTATGCGCGCGAGCAATACGCGGCGCTGCGCGAATCGATGCGCCAGTCGATCGTCACCACCATGGCGTGGAAGGGCACCGACACCATTCCCGCGGCCGCCGATCTGGGCGACGGGGACCCCACCAGCGTGTCCATCGCCCTCGATCCCGCCGGCCAGATGGACATCCTTCCGCACGATGCGCTGGTGCGGACCTTCGACCGCTATCTTGCGGACGTGCGCAAGCGTGAAGCACCGGACGCCCTGTACGCGTATACGCCGTACGAGCTACGCAACGTGTTGACCTACGTCTATCTGAACCGACCGAACGACGCGGCCGAGCTTCTCGCCGATGTCGTTCGCGATCGTCGCCCACCCGAATGGAACATGTGGGCGGAAGTGGTCCACTCACGCCTGCGGCATCCCGGCTATCTGGGCGACATGCCGCATACGTGGATCGGTTCGGAGTACGCGCGAACACTCTTCGGCATGCTGATGCGCGAAGCCGACGACGGGCTGTATCTACTTCCCGGCGCGCCCCCGTCTTGGGTCACTGGCGAAGGGTTGTCGGTCACCCGCCTGCCCGTGGCCTACGGTTCCCTGAGCATGACGGCGCGGCGTGATGGCAAGCGTTTCACCGTCACGCTCGGCGACGGCATTCGTCCCGGGACGCCAGTGCGCGTGTACTGGCCCGACCGCGTGCGCCCGTCGCGGATAACGGTCGACGGCAGGGCGCTGCATGATTGGGACGCAGACGGCGTCAGGCTTGCGAAGCCGTTCCGCACGCTGGAAGCGGACTACTGA
- the cyoA gene encoding ubiquinol oxidase subunit II has protein sequence MRMSMKMLRGLLIPALALILSGCDAVLLSPSGDIARQQRDLIIISVVLMLIIIVPVIVMILTFAWKYRESNKAAHAEYAPDWNHSTVLELLIWSAPLLIIIALGAVTWTSTHKLDPYRPVEQIDQARALKPGTKPLVVEVVALDWKWLFLYPEQGIATVNEMAAPVDRPIEFHITASTVMNAFFVPSLAGMIYAMPGMETQLNAVMNKTGDFEGLSANYSGAGFSDMRFRFHSLSDADFDAWVAKAKASPEPLSREDYLKLEQPSEKEPVHYYGSVAPGLYNAILNRCVEANRMCTSDMMALDAQGGQGIVGAYNVTSLDAATRARIGLADDGQRYVGALCVGNSAAGQPMTPAGRPL, from the coding sequence ATGCGAATGTCCATGAAGATGTTGCGCGGATTGCTGATCCCCGCCCTGGCCCTGATCCTTTCGGGCTGCGACGCCGTGCTGCTTTCGCCCTCGGGCGATATCGCCCGGCAGCAGCGCGACCTGATCATCATTTCCGTGGTCCTGATGCTGATCATCATCGTCCCGGTGATCGTGATGATCCTGACCTTCGCCTGGAAGTACCGGGAGTCGAACAAGGCAGCCCATGCCGAGTACGCCCCGGACTGGAACCACTCCACGGTGCTGGAGCTGCTGATCTGGTCGGCCCCGCTGCTGATCATCATCGCGCTCGGCGCGGTGACCTGGACCAGCACCCACAAGCTGGACCCGTACCGCCCGGTGGAGCAGATCGACCAGGCCCGCGCGCTCAAGCCCGGCACCAAGCCCCTGGTAGTGGAAGTGGTGGCGCTCGACTGGAAATGGCTGTTCCTCTATCCCGAGCAGGGCATCGCGACGGTGAACGAAATGGCCGCGCCGGTCGATCGCCCGATCGAATTCCACATCACAGCGTCCACGGTCATGAACGCGTTCTTCGTTCCCTCCCTGGCGGGCATGATCTATGCCATGCCGGGCATGGAGACGCAGCTCAACGCGGTCATGAACAAGACCGGCGATTTCGAGGGTCTTTCCGCGAACTACAGCGGGGCCGGCTTCTCGGACATGCGCTTCCGCTTCCATAGCCTGTCCGACGCCGATTTCGACGCCTGGGTGGCGAAGGCCAAGGCCAGCCCCGAGCCGCTCAGCCGCGAGGACTACCTGAAGCTCGAACAGCCGAGCGAGAAGGAGCCCGTGCACTACTACGGCAGCGTGGCGCCGGGTCTGTACAACGCCATCCTCAACCGCTGCGTCGAAGCCAACCGCATGTGCACCAGCGACATGATGGCCCTCGACGCGCAGGGCGGGCAGGGCATCGTGGGCGCGTACAACGTGACCTCGCTGGATGCCGCGACGCGCGCCCGCATCGGTCTCGCCGACGACGGTCAGCGCTATGTCGGCGCGCTTTGCGTCGGCAACAGCGCCGCCGGCCAGCCCATGACGCCTGCCGGACGCCCGCTGTGA